A DNA window from Scomber japonicus isolate fScoJap1 chromosome 14, fScoJap1.pri, whole genome shotgun sequence contains the following coding sequences:
- the LOC128372877 gene encoding protein myomixer-like — MPAVFILLRSLVIRLLSSRLASSVAQFLRRSLSTGAAHLGTALRHVWDRVRSQESKEAILGCVMCILNMHKKVEN, encoded by the coding sequence ATGCCAGCAGTTTTCATCTTGCTGCGGTCCCTGGTTATCAGGCTCCTCAGTAGCAGACTGGCAAGCTCAGTGGCACAGTTCCTCAGAAGAAGCCTCTCTACAGGCGCTGCCCACCTTGGCACAGCGCTGCGCCACGTCTGGGACCGTGTTCGATCCCAGGAGTCCAAGGAAGCCATCCTGGGCTGTGTGATGTGCATTCTCAATATGCACAAGAAGGTGGAGAACTGA